A genome region from Gallus gallus isolate bGalGal1 chromosome 9, bGalGal1.mat.broiler.GRCg7b, whole genome shotgun sequence includes the following:
- the GMNC gene encoding geminin coiled-coil domain-containing protein 1 isoform X1, producing the protein HRLPPGTHRGGGPSRRPPHRYDPLLSQSSGRPCPEPDFSGGQSCARPWPVPAGVSKETWAAVCAAEPPEHGQGRREARPPGPLFAPELVVQEEAWRGDQLSSQLYRNKQLQDTLLQKEEELARLHEENNNLRQYLNSALVKCLEEKAKKVLSCHGQKTSTILKNTKRRLKEDYCFALQETPHASKARRNLFDEFTACEEQASPAVDSWVLETLGLKDVNTIDESSANYSALTSDLGKDTYCLSPGETINYDHSEAVAAAAAAYSCSHMPPANSTHPCSEDSSFLSQFPSAPHTSSPEPSISSLPAYELPYLTNDLSPNKTEVAFTTFLSPHRNVRTHTFHQGQAFVRRDDDGGWRFTWVPKQAE; encoded by the exons CACCGCCTCCCCCCCGGTACGCACAGAGGAGGGGGACCCAGCCGCCGGCCGCCCCATCGCTACGACCCCTTGCTTTCGCAGAGCAGCGGCCGGCCGTGCCCGGAGCCGGACTTCTCCGGGGGCCAGAGCTGTGCTCGCCCCTGGCCCGTCCCCGCCGGGGTTTCCAAGGAGACGTGGGCCGCCGTCTGCGCCGCGGAGCCGCCCGAGCACGGCCAGGGCCGGCGGGAGGCGCGGCCGCCGG GCCCGCTCTTCGCCCCCGAGCTCGTTGTCCAGGAGGAGGCGTGGCGGGGAGACCAGCTGTCCTCCCAGCTCTACAGGAACAAGCAG CTTCAAGATACTTTGcttcagaaggaagaggaaCTTGCTAGGttacatgaagaaaataataaccTCCGACAATACCTGAATTCTGCCCTGGTTAAGTGTTTAGAAGAAAAAGCTAAG aaagtgCTATCCTGCCATGGCCAAAAAACCTCTACTATTCTCAAAAACACCAAAAGGAGATTAAAAGAGGACTACTGCTTTGCTCTTCAAGAAACTCCTCATGCTTCTAAAGCTAGAAGGAACCTCTTTGATGAATTCACTGCCTGTGAAGAGCaagccagccctgctgtggaCAGCTGGGTCTTGGAGACTTTAGGATTAAAAGATGTCAACACCATTGATGAATCTTCAGCTAACTACAGTGCCTTGACCTCAGACCTTGGAAAAGACACATACTGCCTTAGCCCTGGTGAAACCATCAACTATGatcacagtgaagcagtggcagcagcagcagcagcatacaGCTGCAGCCACATGCCTCCAGCTAACAGTACCCATCCATGCAGTGAGgactcttcctttctttctcagtttcctTCAGCACCACACACCTCCTCACCAGAGCCAAGCATTTCCTCCCTTCCAGCCTATGAGTTGCCATATTTGACTAACGATTTGTCACCTAACAAAACAGAAGTGGCCTTCACAACATTTCTCAGTCCTCACCGCAATGTGAGAACACACACCTTCCACCAAGGACAAGCTTTTGTGCGCAGAGATGATGATGGAGGATGGAGATTCACCTGGGTGCCCAAACAGGCTGAATAA